One window of the Helicoverpa zea isolate HzStark_Cry1AcR chromosome 7, ilHelZeax1.1, whole genome shotgun sequence genome contains the following:
- the LOC124631677 gene encoding protein ALP1-like, translated as MDLLNNESDEDFEDGLMQILGTYMLLKRLKNKKQTRRYWVHEINEKRSTCGEYHALYQDLLNDSERFHMYFRVTKTQFEEIHEFIKNDIQKKRTTFREAIRTKERLAVCLRFLATGNSFRSMGFNYRMGFSTVRNIVQDVCNAIWKKMGPIYMPKPTTAIWQESENGFRNYWNFPNCCGAIDGKHVNIICPINGGSNYWNYKGTNSIVLLAVVDPKYRFLVVDVGSYGKNSDGGIFEKSILGELIEKGKLELPAANPLTPNSEPLPHVIVADEAFPLKPFLMRPCSKNDVRNNEPNKIFNYRLSRARRIVENAFGILRSRWRVFAGPMSVQPDMVDKIILATCCLHNYLGTDNLPSNCDHPETNVTESTAFDNLNPIRRNSTQYAFTVRNKFKEYFNSEGAVPWQLDIVRRGRQH; from the exons ATGGATCTTCTAAATAACGAGTCAGATGAAGATTTTGAAGATGGATTGATGCAAATTTTGGGTACATATATGTTACTAAAACGACTCAAGAATAAGAAACAAACTAGACGTTACTGGGtgcatgaaataaatgaaaagagAAGTACGTGTGGTGAATATCATGCtctttatcaagatttacttaaTGACAGCGAAAGATTTCATATGTATTTTCGGGTTACTAAAACACAATTTGAGGAAATacatgaatttattaaaaatgatatacaaAAGAAAAGGACAACATTTCGCGAAGCAATCAGAACAAAAGAAAGACTTGCTGTATGCCTCAG gttTTTAGCCACGGGCAATTCATTTAGATCGATGGGATTCAACTATCGAATGGGATTCAGTACCGTACGAAACATTGTGCAAGACGTTTGCAATGCAATTTGGAAGAAAATGGGTCCTATTTATATGCCCAAACCTACAACTGCAATTTGGCAAGAATCAGAAAATGGTTTTAGAAATTACTGGAATTTCCCAAATTGCTGTGGAGCAATAGATGGAAAACATGTGAATATTATTTGTCCTATAAATGGTGGTTCAAATTACTGGAATTATAAGGGAACTAATTCAATCGTGTTACTAGCTGTAGTAGATCCAAAGTATAGATTTTTAGTTGTGGACGTCGGATCCTATGGTAAAAACAGCGATGGTGGCATATTTGAAAAATCCATTTTAGGAGAATTAATAGAAAAAGGAAAATTAGAATTGCCAGCCGCTAACCCTTTAACTCCAAATTCAGAACCATTGCCACATGTGATTGTGGCAGATGAAGCTTTTCCCTTAAAACCATTTTTGATGCGACCCTGCAGTAAGAATGACGTTCGTAACAATGAacccaataaaatattcaattacagACTCAGTCGTGCTCGACGAATAGTCGAGAATGCTTTTGGCATCTTAAGATCAAGATGGCGTGTATTTGCAGGTCCTATGTCAGTACAACCTGACATGGtcgacaaaataattttagcaaCATGTTGCTTACACAATTATTTGGGCACGGATAATTTACCCTCGAACTGTGATCATCCAGAGACAAATGTGACAGAATCTACCGCCTTTGACAATTTAAATCCAATTCGTAGAAATTCCACACAATATGCTTTTACAGTGAGAAACAAattcaaagaatattttaacagtGAAGGCGCCGTTCCGTGGCAGCTTGATATTGTGAGGAGAGGTAGACAACATTAA
- the LOC124631678 gene encoding transcription factor Adf-1-like codes for MRDEQLIELVKRYPILYNTNLAQYRDHTVRNNAWEEIAGEMDTPVEDVKNKWAKLRNCFTNALKRRRKKSGQAATNLVPWKFEKQMEFLLPHLEGRQTVTNLADINDEDSTQHSELQFSEESALSPPPIIRSPTPGSSSSRASAARACTTLNFTPRRTNKNDSDTQILREMVDVMKTTQDMRQKRGVPDMDENDYFFLSMSKQLKKLPKTDQAEIKFQLHKLIHDSEMKMLNNRERILNTPINITSDNIIHNSNKPFIVKPNQSPYTHTRTTEKENVPVNIIPNQTSRDLEKTTLYYNLNTNQIMSNPNVTQYRYYDHSLSAQNDVSKVEAGQLPNENTNLKEYYDSFDHEEKF; via the exons ATGAGGGACGAACAATTAATAGAATTAGTGAAACGATATCCTATTCTATATAATACTAATTTAGCTCAGTACAGGGACCATACTGTACGAAATAATGCTTGGGAAGAAATTGCAGGGGAAATGGATACACCAG ttgaagatgtaaaaaataaatgggcAAAATTAAGAAACTGCTTCACAAATGCATTGAAAAGACGCCGCAAGAAGAGCGGTCAAGCAGCAACTAATTTAGTACCTTGGAAATTTGAGAAGCAGATGGAATTTCTGTTACCACATTTAGAAGGGAGACAGACTGTTACAAACTTAGCTGATATAAATGATGAAGATTCAACACAACACTCTGAATTGCAATTTTCTGAAGAATCTGCACTTTCACCTCCTCCTATAATTCGTTCACCTACTCCAGGGTCCTCTTCTTCCAGGGCATCTGCTGCAAGAGCTTGTACTACTCTAAATTTTACCCCGAGAcgcacaaacaaaaatgatAGTGATACTCAAATTTTACGAGAAATGGTTGATGTAATGAAAACGACGCAGGATATGAGACAGAAAAGAGGAGTACCAGACATGGATGAAaatgactatttttttttatcaatgagTAAACAATTGAAGAAGTTACCTAAAACAGACCAAgctgaaataaaatttcaattacATAAGCTAATACATGATTCGGAAATGAAAATGCTTAATAACCGTGAAAGAATTCTGAACACACCGATAAATATTACTAGTGATAATATAATTCACAATTCTAATAAGCCATTTATTGTAAAACCAAATCAAAGTCCATATACACACACTAGGACaacagaaaaagaaaatgtacCGGTTAATATTATCCCTAACCAAACATCGCGTGATTTAGAGAAGACTACATTATACTATAACTTAAATACGAATCAAATAATGTCGAATCCAAATGTGACTCAATATAGATATTACGACCATTCTCTATCAGCACAAAATGATGTGTCAAAAGTAGAAGCTGGACAGTTGCCAAATGAAAATACTAATTTGAAAGAATATTATGATAGTTTTGACCATgaagaaaagttttaa